One Drosophila kikkawai strain 14028-0561.14 chromosome 3L, DkikHiC1v2, whole genome shotgun sequence genomic window carries:
- the LOC108079079 gene encoding RNA-binding protein 12, producing MSVIIRLQNLPWTANARDIRNFFTGLSIPEGGVHIIGGEMGDAFIAFSTDEDARCAMLKDREKLMEIQVRLLLSSRAEMQKVIETARKAATTPAPIAVPVPIPVAPTRPGSAATSAPLPPIIGGLSGFLGQVKAAVPVGATGGAPSFLAYQQQAGITLSDVTGRGRSRSRSSSSDDSDREWERERERDHRDRGRKRRPERKDSQERELKLAHMGGAAIPSPWAQAPPQVQLPPGLGLGLGLPVAPVLPSLQNYTTSTSSTTNNITNNYNLAPNASGNPQLMAALQQVANGSQAQVMEQPAKSTEPIAFASVNPYAQMYPQLFQQQQQLLQQQQTPAKVSPLGMGSSPGGGGGAGVGGGGGNTPVAVADTCYIRMSGMCPSISYSDIRKYFQGLYIPHNGIKIMTVNGNRTGVAYVEFSRVSSAQKAVQRNNTMFRDRMIQIAPVGDEEFERAEERANQQRNHHDGGGRGHHHNGGGERNSDRGGGGGGGMPMPIPVTTVLYIEDLPQLTTEQEIMKMFSSNYTVVDIQLSPSPNNRRECVAFVLFARESDAKSALEDTSSHYIGFRQLRVRPSSLQEMQNAKEKLRRANEQLLKEEADQREELLQDQQRRQQQQQQQEEEQSRLSNDPRRRQAQEQQQQQQQQQQQQQQQMNMNPNMMSPFANGNMPFNMPNLQQQQHQLPNGGNFPFNMGNNMAMNMNCNGNSNGNGPNFPNIGPERIEGGGGGGDNQRPRQEDVFVRVHNCEYATRANDLGELFSLEQLRIEHIEQLFNERNQSSGEFIVEFSDPASTKQAVREFHNRRFRGRGLRVVTITPQEIADRMNKPFMDYLPGGNGPRQQQQAEGNNVSGGSGSGSRGGGSSEGQGKQQSRRRGPSRFNDISSPPQDQPPQQQQQQVEKQRSQEREKSQESNSSSTASTTTTGKQHFNPFARPDPPQISGTSSLTPSPAPAAAAPVIMTEISDKFNRPGCVVAMRNVPFKAELKDILRFFGDYKLSPDDIIRRFNDDGKPTGDTRVAFESPAEARSAFESRRRKQIFNRTVYLDIL from the exons ATGAGTGTGATTATTCGGTtacaaaatctgccgtggacgGCAAATGCCCGCGACATTCGAAACTTCTTCACCGGCCTCTCAATCCCCGAGGGCGGTGTCCACATTATCGGCGGCGAGATGGGCGACGCTTTCATCGCTTTCAG CACCGACGAGGACGCCCGCTGCGCCATGCTAAAAGATCGCGAGAAGCTAATGGAGATCCAGGTGCGCCTGCTGCTCTCCTCGCGGGCCGAGATGCAGAAGGTTATTGAGACCGCTCGCAAGGCGGCCACGACGCCAGCGCCCATTGCCGTGCCTGTTCCCATACCAGTGGCTCCCACTAGGCCAGGCTCAGCTGCCACTTCAGCCCCCCTGCCGCCGATCATTGGTGGCTTGAGCGGCTTTCTGGGGCAGGTCAAGGCCGCTGTCCCTGTAGGTGCCACAGGGGGCGCTCCTTCTTTTCTGGCCTATCAGCAGCAGGCGGGCATCACGCTTTCCGATGTCACAGGGCGCGGTCGCAGTCGCAGccgctcctccagctccgATGACAGCGATCGAGAATGGGAGCGGGAGCGTGAACGAGATCATCGCGATCGAGGTCGCAAGCGTCGCCCGGAGCGTAAGGATAGCCAAGAAAGGGAGTTAAAGTTGGCCCACATGGGAGGCGCTGCGATACCCTCGCCCTGGGCTCAGGCACCACCTCAAGTCCAGCTGCCGCCAGGTCTGGGCTTAGGTCTGGGCCTCCCCGTGGCCCCGGTCTTGCCCTCGCTGCAGAACTACACCACtagcaccagcagcaccaccaacaACATAACCAACAACTACAATCTCGCCCCGAACGCCAGTGGCAATCCACAGCTGATGGCTGCACTGCAGCAGGTGGCCAACGGCAGCCAGGCCCAGGTGATGGAGCAGCCTGCCAAGTCCACCGAGCCCATCGCCTTTGCCAGCGTTAATCCCTATGCCCAGATGTATCCACAGCTctttcagcagcagcagcagctgctccagcagcaacagacGCCGGCCAAGGTGTCGCCTCTGGGCATGGGCAGCTCCCcgggcggcggtggtggtgccGGGGTCGGTGGCGGCGGGGGGAACACACCCGTGGCCGTGGCCGACACCTGTTACATCCGAATGAGTGGCATGTGCCCGAGCATCTCGTACAGCGACATCCGCAAGTACTTTCAGGGCCTGTATATTCCCCACAACGGCATCAAGATAATGACGGTGAACGGCAACCGCACCGGGGTCGCCTACGTGGAGTTCTCCCGGGTGTCCAGTGCCCAGAAGGCGGTGCAGCGTAACAACACCATGTTTCGCGACCGAATGATCCAAATCGCCCCCGTGGGTGATGAGGAGTTCGAGCGGGCGGAGGAGCGTGCCAATCAGCAACGAAATCATCACGATGGGGGCGGCAGGGGCCATCACCACAATGGTGGCGGCGAGAGAAACAGCGAtaggggaggaggaggaggaggaggcatgCCCATGCCTATTCCTGTTACCACAGTCCTGTACATAGAGGACCTGCCGCAGCTCACCACCGAGCAGGAGATTATGAAGATGTTCTCCTCCAACTACACCGTGGTGGACATCCAGCTGTCCCCCAGTCCCAACAATCGTCGCGAATGCGTGGCCTTTGTCCTGTTTGCCAGAGAGTCTGATGCGAAGTCAGCGCTGGAGGACACGTCCAGTCACTATATTGGTTTCCGGCAGCTGAGGGTGAGGCCCAGCAGTCTGCAGGAGATGCAGAATGCCAAGGAGAAGCTACGCCGGGCCAACGAGCAGCTGCTTAAGGAGGAGGCCGACCAGAGGGAGGAGCTATTGCAGGATCAGCAGAGaaggcagcaacagcagcagcagcaggaggaggagcaaagTAGGCTCAGCAACGATCCAAGAAGGCGCCAAGCACAggaacaacagcagcagcaacaacaacaacaacaacaacagcagcagcagatgaaTATGAATCCCAATATGATGTCACCCTTTGCCAACGGCAACATGCCATTCAACATGCCAaacctgcagcagcaacagcaccagctGCCCAACGGCGGCAACTTTCCCTTCAATATGGGCAACAACATGGCCATGAACATGAACTGCAATGGAAATTCAAACGGCAATGGTCCTAACTTTCCCAACATTGGCCCAGAGAGAATagaaggcggaggaggaggaggtgacAACCAGCGACCCCGCCAGGAGGACGTCTTCGTCCGTGTGCACAACTGCGAGTATGCCACCCGGGCCAATGATCTCGGGGAGCTCTTCTCCTTGGAGCAACTGCGCATCGAGCACATTGAGCAGCTGTTCAATGAGCGCAATCAAAGCTCCGGTGAGTTTATTGTGGAGTTCTCAGATCCCGCCAGCACCAAACAGGCCGTCCGGGAGTTTCACAATCGACGTTTCAGGGGCAGGGGTCTACGGGTGGTTACCATTACACCGCAGGAAATTGCGGACAGAATGAACAAGCCCTTCATGGACTATCTGCCAGGCGGCAACGGTCccaggcagcagcaacaggcagAAGGTAACAATGTCAGTGGCGGTAGTGGAAGCGGAAGTCGCGGAGGTGGCTCCAGCGAGGGTCAGGGGAAACAGCAATCACGTCGGCGCGGCCCTAGTCGGTTTAACGACATCAGTAGTCCGCCGCAGGACCAGCcaccgcaacagcagcagcagcaggtggagAAGCAAAGATCCCAGGAGAGGGAAAAGTCGCAGGAAAGCAATAGCAGCTCCACTGCCTCCACAACAACCACCGGCAAGCAGCACTTCAATCCATTTGCCCGACCCGACCCACCACAGATCAGCGGCACCAGCTCCCTCACCCCTAGTCCGGCTCCCGCAGCTGCTGCCCCAGTGATTATGACAGAAATCTCGGATAAGTTCAATCGACCTGGCTGCGTTGTGGCCATGCGCAACGTTCCCTTCAAGGCGGAGCTCAAGGACATCCTGCGCTTCTTCGGCGACTACAAACTCAGTCCCGACGACATCATTCGGCGGTTCAACGATGACGGCAAGCCCACCGGCGATACCCGTGTGGCTTTTGAGTCGCCGGCGGAGGCTCGATCGGCCTTTGAGTCGCGCCGCAGGAAGCAGATATTCAACCGCACCGTCTACCTGGATATCCTCTAG
- the LOC108079125 gene encoding 2-oxoglutarate dehydrogenase complex component E1, producing MNKSQLRGLVLAKRPLTWGHRWLKISCTLGKTFDRDSFASGSSAAYIENLYSKWQRNPKSVDESWDAFFSGKEPSLFKKTPVQTLPTRKYRRRPMELRTTVKARSGERAASEGGSSVSAAPSAAPPAAPPGDWKNIDDHHTVQAIIRAYQMRGHLAADLDPLGIVGPDKSSSVDGAKRQAAKDVLRQHYSYIFGDLNAMFKLPSSTMIGGDEQFLPLREILDRLERIYCGHIGIEYMQITSLTKTTWIRERLERPKALECSKEEKKLILERLIRATGFENFLAKKFTSEKRFGLEGCDIMIPVIKEVVDRATNDGVESIFIGMAHRGRLNVLANICRKPIADILAQFHGLQASDPGAGDVKYHLGVFQERLNRQTNRMVRITVVANPSHLEHVNPVLLGKARAEMEHRGDTEGETVLPIIIHGDASFSGQGVVYESMHLSDLPNYTTYGTIHIVSNNQVGFTTDPRFSRSSRYCTDVAKVTSAPILHVNADDPEACIQCARIAADYRTKFKKDVVIDIVGYRRNGHNEGDEPMFTQPLMYQRIRKLKPCLTLYAEKLIKEGVITDGEYKALVSEYDKICEDSWAKSKNIKTIKNSTWLDSPWPAFFEGRNRLEMSPTGVSEDTLKTIGTVFSSLPPQEHKFEAHKGIQRILSQRKQMVDDKVADWSLGEVFAFGSLLKEGVHVRLSGQDVERGTFSHRHHVLHHQTADKVVYTPLNHLYPDQAQYSVSNSSLSECAVLGFEHGYSMASPNTLVMWEGQFGDFCNTAQCIIDQFIASGESKWVRQSGVVLLLPHSMEGMGPEHSSGRMERFLQMSDDDPDIYPDTCDCDFVARQLMNVNWIITNLSTPANFFHCLRRQVKMGFRKPLINFSPKSVLRHPMARSPFKDFNEGSSFKRLIPEDGPASENPDCVTKLVFCSGKVYYDLFKERDDHQQEDTVAIVRVEQLCPFPYDLITEQLELYPKAELLWAQEEHKNSGAWFYVQPRFDTTLLQNEKETRCVTYHGRAPSSSPATGNKAQHYKEYKAFVESIFGELTEENKARLECIVKAQQAQAKADTQGSLKKNPPKPVKPKGGGPPAQKGGSPGKKRSDPPPAGKAATPVSESKKTPASPTGGGTPPTKNQSSDKKQLKPEPAGKGGFPVSTHRTNLGPAAKKAPPATVPGDAHRILPQKPRFYKIKPSPERAKTKAEDTKNPRKP from the exons ATGAATAAAAGCCAGCTGAGGGGTCTTGTGTTGGCCAAGAGGCCTCTCACATGGGGCCACCGCTGGCTCAAAATTAGCTGTACGCTGGGCAAAACCTTCGACCGCGACTCCTTTGCCAGCGGAAGCAGTGCCGCCTACATCGAGAACCTATATAGCAAGTGGCAGCGCAACCCCAAGTCTGTAGATGAG TCCTGGGATGCGTTCTTCAGCGGCAAGGAGCCCTCACTTTTCAAGAAGACCCCGGTGCAGACATTGCCCACCAGGAAGTACAGGCGGCGTCCAATGGAGCTCAGGACCACGGTGAAGGCTCGTTCGGGCGAAAGAGCGGCTTCCGAAGGCGGTTCGTCTGTTTCAGCGGCACCTTCAGCTGCCCCTCCAGCGGCGCCTCCCGGCGACTGGAAGAACATCGACGACCATCACACGGTGCAGGCGATCATCCGGGCCTATCAGATGCGCGGTCATCTGGCGGCCGACCTGGATCCCTTGGGAATCGTGGGGCCCGACAAGAGCTCCTCTGTAGACGGCGCCAAGCGGCAAGCCGCAAAGGATGTTCTCAGGCAGCACTACTCGTACATTTTCG GCGATTTGAATGCAATGTTTAAGCTTCCCTCCTCCACGATGATCGGCGGCGATGAGCAGTTCCTGCCCCTCAG GGAGATTCTGGACCGCTTGGAGCGCATCTACTGCGGACACATCGGTATCGAATACATGCAGATAACGTCGCTCACGAAGACCACATGGATACGTGAGCGACTCGAGAGGCCAAAAGCCCTGGAGTGCAGCAAGGAAGAGAAGAAGCTCATCCTGGAGCGCCTGATCCGAGCGACGGGCTTTGAGAACTTCCTGGCAAAAAAGTTCACCTCGGAGAAGCGTTTCGGCCTGGAGGGATGCGACATCATGATACCAGTCATCAAGGAGGTGGTGGATAGGGCCACTAATGACGGCGTGGAGTCCATTTTTATAG GAATGGCCCATCGAGGTCGCCTCAATGTCCTGGCCAACATCTGCCGGAAGCCCATTGCCGATATACTGGCGCAGTTTCATGGCCTCCAGGCGAGTGACCCTGGAGCCGGCGACGTGAAGTATCACCTGGGCGTGTTCCAGGAGCGGCTGAACCGTCAAACCAACAGAATGGTGCGCATCACCGTGGTGGCAAATCCCTCGCATCTGGAGCACGTGAACCCAGTTCTGCTGGGCAAGGCGCGGGCAGAAATGGAGCACCGCGGCGACACAGAAGGCGAGACCGTGCTGCCCATCATCATTCACGGAGATGCCTCCTTCTCCGGGCAGGGCGTGGTCTACGAGTCGATGCACTTGTCTGACCTGCCCAATTACACCACCTACGGCACCATCCACATCGTGTCTAACAACCAGGTGGGCTTCACTACGGACCCGCGCTTCTCCCGCTCCTCGCGTTACTGCACGGACGTGGCTAAGGTGACGAGTGCCCCGATCCTGCACGTCAACGCTGACGATCCGGAGGCATGCATCCAGTGCGCCCGCATTGCCGCCGACTACCGGACAAAGTTCAAGAAGGATGTGGTCATCGATATCGTCGGCTACCGTCGCAACGGGCACAACGAGGGCGACGAGCCGATGTTCACCCAGCCGCTGATGTACCAGCGCATACGGAAGCTGAAGCCCTGCCTGACGCTCTACGCGGAGAAGCTCATCAAGGAGGGTGTGATCACGGACGGCGAGTACAAGGCATTGGTCTCAGAGTACGATAAGATCTGCGAGGACTCCTGGGCAAAGTCGAAGAACATCAAGACGATTAAG AACTCCACTTGGCTCGACTCCCCCTGGCCGGCCTTCTTCGAGGGCCGCAATCGCCTCGAGATGAGTCCCACAGGCGTCAGCGAGGATACCCTCAAGACGATTGGAACAGTGTTCTCCAGCTTGCCGCCACAGGAGCACAAGTTTGAGGCGCACAA GGGCATCCAACGCATCCTCTCGCAGCGCAAACAGATGGTGGATGACAAGGTGGCGGACTGGTCGCTGGGCGAGGTCTTCGCCTTCGGATCGCTGCTGAAGGAGGGTGTCCACGTGCGCCTGAGCGGTCAAGATGTGGAGCGAGGCACGTTCTCGCATCGACACCACGTCCTGCATCACCAGACCGCCGACAAGGTGGTGTACACGCCACTGAACCACTTGTACCCCGACCAAGCGCAATACTCCGTCTCCAACAGCTCGCTCTCGGAGTGCGCAGTGCTGGGCTTTGAGCACGGCTACTCGATGGCCAGCCCCAATACGCTGGTGATGTGGGAGGGTCAGTTCGGCGACTTCTGCAACACGGCGCAGTGCATCATCGACCAGTTCATCGCCAGCGGCGAGTCAAAGTGGGTGCGCCAGTCCGgcgtggtgctgctgctgccccacAGCATGGAGGGCATGGGCCCTGAGCACTCCTCCGGCCGCATGGAGCGTTTCCTGCAGATGAGCGACGACGATCCGGATATATATCCGGACACCTGTGACTGTGACTTTGTGGCGCGCCAGCTGATGAACGTCAACTGGATCATCACGAACCTCTCGACGCCCGCCAACTTTTTCCACTGTTTGCGGCGGCAAGTAAAAATGGGCTTCCGCAAGCCGCTAATCAACTTCTCGCCCAAGTCCGTGCTCCGCCACCCGATGGCCCGCAGTCCGTTCAAGGACTTCAACGAGGGCAGCAGCTTCAAGCGCCTAATCCCCGAGGACGGGCCCGCCTCCGAAAATCCAGACTGCGTTACCAAGCTCGTTTTCTGTTCGGGAAAAGTCTATTATGATCTTTTCAAGGAGCGCGATGACCACCAGCAGGAGGACACCGTTGCCATTGTTCGGGTGGAGCAG CTCTGTCCATTCCCATACGACCTAATAACGGAGCAGTTGGAGCTCTATCCCAAGGCGGAGCTACTGTGGGCCCAGGAGGAGCACAAGAACAGCGGAGCTTGGTTCTACGTGCAGCCGCGATTCGACACCACCCTGCTGCAGAACGAGAAGGAAAC GCGCTGCGTGACCTACCATGGGCGCGCCCCCAGCTCCTCACCGGCGACTGGCAACAAGGCGCAGCACTACAAGGAGTACAAGGCCTTTGTGGAGAGCATCTTTGGCGAGCTGACTGAGGAGAACAAGGCGCGTCTCGAGTGCATCGTTAAGGCGCAGCAGGCGCAGGCCAAGGCCGACACCCAGGGCTCGTTGAAAAAAAATCCGCCGAAGCCGGTGAAGCCCAAGGGCGGTGGCCCGCCAGCTCAAAAGGGTGGATCACCAGGCAAGAAGCGTTCTGACCCTCCACCAGCTGGTAAAGCTGCCACTCCTGTTTCCGAGTCCAAGAAAACTCCTGCGAGTCCCACGGGAGGTGGAACGCCACCTACCAAGAATCAATCGTCAGATAAGAAGCAGTTGAAGCCTGAGCCTGCTGGCAAAGGGGGATTTCCCGTTTCTACGCATAGAACGAATCTAGGGCCAGCCGCCAAGAAAGCACCCCCGGCTACAGTTCCTGGAGATGCCCATAGAATTTTACCTCAGAAACCTCGCTTCTACAAGATTAAGCCTTCGCCAGAACGAGCTAAGACGAAAGCCGAGGATACTAAGAATCCAAGAAAACCCTGA
- the LOC108079080 gene encoding DNA translocase FtsK — translation MKKSTTLSRFQRMAALGLLLLVGVHGTTIISIKYPEKPTEVVVKPQPAKRDLSLSYAATNIDSKEGTRVKTITVIKSVGGSISAPEEAAAAATFGAPTGHKQQQPKLAIDPLLHKNPEWANAFRDNFDSYGALPDVPDIDDLFEFVNRKKPAEEKKQEATPSQAEKVPKEEAKPAEETTTKKAVAVEQSEGEDNAKGSSATSTGNIDSDEAVVEKIKGDAELLPHIKQANILRLQAAQARSGLGLRTKESLISVNYSTPMHQVTQYFDNYVQAVPNGYDYSKPCGAPPGNSIQVTTPSGRTYDIPQSNSSGTGGGNHPYLAPSLTKKTQIPPITAQPPVQQQPPPNYSSVNSIVPPIAQPQQPQQGFAPNAPPQQPQVVSPPNAGILPPVGSGGVSTSQRPYVAPRLRNNGLGISRAPGSSSTPGPVLGGAQPGGGGFVGGNPPSFRTSIFGGGPNRPNTLRSRGLKY, via the exons atgaaaaaatcCACAACA CTTTCCCGCTTTCAGAGAATGGCCGCCTTaggcctgctgttgctggtgggCGTCCATGGGACGACGATAATCAGCATCAAGTACCCGGAGAAGCCCACCGAGGTGGTCGTGAAGCCGCAGCCGGCCAAGCGAGACCTAAGCCTGAGTTATGCGGCCACCAACATTGACTCCAAGGAGGGAACTCGCGTCAAGACCATTACGGTGATCAAAAGCGTGGGTGGGAGCATATCTGCTCCGGAAGAAGCGGCGGCAGCTGCTACATTTGGGGCTCCCACTGGtcacaagcagcagcagccgaagcTGGCGATTGATCCGTTGCTGCACAAGAACCCGGAGTGGGCGAATGCCTTTCGCGATAACTTTGACTCCTATGGAGCACTGCCAGATGTCCCGGACATAGATGACCTGTTCGAGTTCGTGAATCGCAAGAAGCCCGCGGAGGAGAAAAAGCAGGAGGCGACTCCCAGCCAGGCGGAGAAGGTGCCGAAGGAGGAAGCCAAGCCGGCTGAGGAGACCACTACCAAAAAGGCCGTCGCCGTTGAGCAGAGCGAGGGAGAGGACAATGCCAAGGGTAGTAGTGCTACCAGCACTGGAAACATCGACAGCGACGAGGCGGTGGTGGAGAAGATCAAGGGCGATGCCGAGTTGCTGCCGCACATCAAGCAGGCCAACATTCTTCGCCTCCAGGCGGCTCAGGCACGCTCGGGGCTGGGTCTGCGCACCAAAGAGTCCCTGATAAGCGTTAACTACTCAACGCCCATGCACCAGGTGACCCAGTATTTTGACAACTACGTCCAGGCGGTGCCAAATGGCTACGACTACTCCAAGCCCTGCGGCGCCCCTCCGGGTAACAGTATCCAGGTGACCACTCCCTCGGGTCGCACCTACGATATTCCGCAGAGCAATAGTAGCGGCACTGGTGGCGGCAATCATCCGTACCTGGCTCCGTCGCTTACGAAAAAGACGCAGATTCCACCAATCACGGCTCAGCCTCCGgtccagcagcagccgcctcCCAACTACTCCTCCGTGAACTCAATAGTGCCGCCCATAGCACAGCcgcagcaaccgcagcagGGCTTTGCTCCAAATGCGCCTCCGCAGCAGCCCCAGGTAGTGTCACCACCGAATGCAGGCATCCTGCCGCCTGTTGGCTCGGGCGGAGTATCTACCAGCCAGCGTCCCTATGTGGCGCCCAGGCTGCGCAACAATGGCCTGGGCATCAGCCGGGCTCccgggagcagcagcacccCGGGACCGGTTCTCGGTGGCGCTCAGCCCGGCGGAGGAGGATTTGTGGGCGGCAATCCACCCAGTTTCCGCACCAGCATCTTTGGCGGCGGTCCCAATCGTCCCAACACGTTGCGGTCGCGTGGCCTAAAGTATTGA